Genomic window (Verrucomicrobiota bacterium):
GTTGTCCGAGCCACGCGAAGGCTTGCGGCAGATCGGCGAACTTCCCCTCCAGTTGCGCTTCGTAAGCCTGCTTGACGATGGACCCAAGTGCCGGCCCCGGTTTCCAACCGAGTTCGATCAGGTGCCGCCCCATCAGGATCGGTTTCGGCGCGTGGGTCTGGACCTTCAGCGCGGCAGCCCTGGCCTGCAATTCCAGCGCGCCTTCCGGAACGGTCTGCGGTTTCGGAGGCCGGCCCATCGCGTCGGCCGTGATGATCAAACAGAGGTGCTCGATCGATTCCGGTTCCAGCCGTTTGGCGAGCCGGCGCACGGAGCGATCCGTGATCGTCTGCAAATGCGCGAGATGGTTGGCCACGAGCGGCAGCACCCGGTCGCGGATCGCTTGCGGCGCGTTGATCCGCCGCAGGAATTGCTCCGCGAGCGGGCCGCCCGCCTCCTCGTGGCCGGGCGACACGATGCGCATTCTCCCGTCCTTGCGCGCGCGCATCGTCGTGGAAGGTTTCCCAAAATCGTGCGCCAGGACTGCGAGCAGGAAGACGATTCTCGACTCCGGATCCGCTTGCTGCCAGCCCGCCTGGCGGACCAGCGCGTCGCAGCAGTGGCACGTGTGCACGAACACGTCGCCTTCCGGATGCCAGTCCGGTTCCTGCGGCACGCCGCGCAAGGCGTTCAATTCCGGGAAATGCTCGATCCATTCCGTCGCCGCCAGAAACTTCAAACCCGCGGACGGGACCGCGCTTTGGCCGGCCCACTTGAACCATTCCTCGCGCACGCGTTCGCTAGCCAGTTCGCCGTAGCTTCCTTTCATCCTGCGGCAGAGCGCGACCGTCTCTGGCGCAGGCGCCAGGTTGAACCGGGAGGCGAATTGCATGCCGCGCAACACGCGCAGCGGATCTTCGGCGAAAGCTTCGCTCGTGTGGCGCAAAATCCGGTT
Coding sequences:
- a CDS encoding polynucleotide adenylyltransferase, whose protein sequence is MNFIAPDELSQILAGTPELRAAHYVGGCVRDWLLDIPNKDFDVEVFGIGYDRLVAALSRWGRPDLVGKSFGVVKLTTTRGSTFDFSIPRRDSKVAPGHKGFEITFDPGISLKEAAARRDFTINALLFDPRTRQVLDFFGGEADLKNRILRHTSEAFAEDPLRVLRGMQFASRFNLAPAPETVALCRRMKGSYGELASERVREEWFKWAGQSAVPSAGLKFLAATEWIEHFPELNALRGVPQEPDWHPEGDVFVHTCHCCDALVRQAGWQQADPESRIVFLLAVLAHDFGKPSTTMRARKDGRMRIVSPGHEEAGGPLAEQFLRRINAPQAIRDRVLPLVANHLAHLQTITDRSVRRLAKRLEPESIEHLCLIITADAMGRPPKPQTVPEGALELQARAAALKVQTHAPKPILMGRHLIELGWKPGPALGSIVKQAYEAQLEGKFADLPQAFAWLGQQETIPLPDDVRARLAVASP